The genomic interval TCATAGGGGAGTTTGATCAACCGGGCCAGTCCGTAGCCCAACCAGAAAATCAGCATGGTCTGCAAAAACAACGGCACGGCGATCCAGAGAATGGTCAGGGGGTTGGCCACGATCACTTCGCCCTTGAAGGAAAACAGCAGCACCAGGGTGATGAGCAGGGCAATGATCGTAATGGGCGTCAGAACATGCAGGAATTCTTCCTTGAACCATTTCTCGCCTTTAGCGGAGATGATCCATCTACGCGAGAAATAACCGGCCACCAGGGGAAGAGCCACGTAAATGCCTATGGAAAGCAGCAGGGCCTGCCACGGCACCGGTAATCGTCCCACGCCCAACAGAAACCCTCCCAGGACTCCGTACAGCACCAGCATAGTCAACGAGTTGATGGCCACCATGACCAGTGTCAGGCCGTCGTTGCCCCGGGCCAGAAAGCCCCACACCAGGACCATGGCCGTGCAAGGGGCGATGCCCAGGAGAATGCAGCCGGCCAGGTAACTTCGCCACAACGGCACCTGCAGCATCTTGATCCCCTCGATCAGCACCACCGTGCCCGAACCGTACGAGGCCCCCACCGGCAGGTCCAGCCCGAAAGGCATCTTGACATGATCCACCGCCTCGGGCCCGATGAACCCATAAAACAGGGTGCCGAGGAAGAACACAGCAATGGCGTACATGGTGAAGGGTTTGATGGCCCAGTTGACGAACAGGGTCAAAAAGACCGGCTTGCCGCTTTTGCCCGCCTTGACCACCGCGGCAAAGTCGATCTTGACCATGATGGGATACATCATGAAGAACAGGCAGACGGCGATGGGGATGGATACCACCGGGGCGCCGTTGACGGATATGGCCAAACCGTCCAGATATTGGGCTACTCCCGGGGCGATCTTACCCAGCAGAATCCCGGCGATGATGCACAGCACCACCCACAGGGAAAGAAAGCGTTCGAAAATGTTGGTCATTTTCCGTTCATTGGTTGATAGGACATCGGCGCTCATGGTCTATCCACTCCTCTGACGCACATCTGAAGAAAGAGAAGAAGTTTCGGTTTTCGGATTCATGACACAGGACTATGAAACCTCTTATTCATATTATTCATAGTCGAAGCCCGCCAGGTAAGCCGCCAACTTCTCCCGGTTCTCCTCGGACAACTCCGGGCAATGCTCCGCCCCGCGGCCGCCTTCCATCGCTTGAGCGGCAAAGACCATGCAAGTGAGCTGACCGCATTTTTTGCAGTTGGTCTTGGGCAGCAGGCGCAATATTTCCAGCAGCTTAGGTTTTGTCTTGCCGGCATAACAGGGTGTTATGTCGGCCCGGTTCTCCCAGGTCTGATTGATCTCGCTTTTCAACCACTCCAAGATACGGTCCGCCTCGGCCTCATCCTTGAGGGCGTTGACGGCGATCTCCCGGGGGTGCACCGTGATGATTTTTCCGTGGACCTTGAATGTTACCGCAGGCGGCTCCTTGAAATACTCAAATCCCCCAAGCACCGCATTCAGATAGGGCAGAACCTCGCTGACATCTTGATCCAGCCGGGCGAGACAGTGAAGAGATTGAAAACTGGGATTGCACTCCGGTCTGAAGATCTTTTTCGTATACCCTTTGAGCCACATAGTGTTTTCTCCATCGAAAAAGCCTGCCGACTACTTCATTCTCCTGACCTGGGCGAACGCGGATTTCCCGCGAGCACCGGCGACTGCGCGGAAACGACTTGACCGGTAATCAATATGAAACTCAACGCCAGCGTGACCCCCAAAGCAACCCCATAAACCAGAAACACGGTCGATAGGCCGTAAGCCGCGGCAATTTTTCCACCAATGGCCGTACCGACGCCTCCGCCGCCCATGAAGCAAAACGCCACCAAAGACATGGCCGCCCCACGGGCTTTCATGGCAAACTCCGTGGCCCTGGTTAAGAGCGTGGAATGGGTGAAGATGAAGCCCAGTCCCATCAATGCAACACTGCTCGCAAGGCCCCAGATATTGCGCCCGAAATAATAGATCAGTAGATCCGCCAGAACAGCTAAGATCAATCCGGCGGTCAGAATTTTGCGCGGGCTCGTTTCTTGTGAGAGTTTTCCGCTCAACCGGCCGCCGACCACCGTCATCAAACCAAATGCGGTCATGATGACGCCGATAAGCAGGTAGTTGAAATGATAGATTTCTGCGATGAAGGCCCCAAGATAGGAGAAGCTGCCGATGATAAAAATGCCCTCCAACAAGACCAGGATGTAAGTAAAAAGGCTCTTTGCATTGCTCGCCAGTTTCAGATAAGGGGCAAAAATTTTGCTGTCCGAATGTTTGGTATCGGGTAGGGACTTGTAGTTAAGGATAATCAGGATCATCGGAATCAGCGACAGCAGTGCATACAAGCCAAAGACACCACGCCAGTTCAGAAAATAAGCAATGGCGCCCCCCGTAATCATGCTGAGTCCCTGACCCAGAAACGATATTCCCATAAAGGTGCCGATCGCGCCCTGTCTTTCCT from Deltaproteobacteria bacterium carries:
- the arsB gene encoding ACR3 family arsenite efflux transporter; protein product: MSADVLSTNERKMTNIFERFLSLWVVLCIIAGILLGKIAPGVAQYLDGLAISVNGAPVVSIPIAVCLFFMMYPIMVKIDFAAVVKAGKSGKPVFLTLFVNWAIKPFTMYAIAVFFLGTLFYGFIGPEAVDHVKMPFGLDLPVGASYGSGTVVLIEGIKMLQVPLWRSYLAGCILLGIAPCTAMVLVWGFLARGNDGLTLVMVAINSLTMLVLYGVLGGFLLGVGRLPVPWQALLLSIGIYVALPLVAGYFSRRWIISAKGEKWFKEEFLHVLTPITIIALLITLVLLFSFKGEVIVANPLTILWIAVPLFLQTMLIFWLGYGLARLIKLPYEDAAPAAMIGASNHFEVAIATATMLFGLSSGAALATVVGVLIEVPVMLMLVRICLGTTGWFRREPLR
- a CDS encoding Fe-S cluster protein, which gives rise to MWLKGYTKKIFRPECNPSFQSLHCLARLDQDVSEVLPYLNAVLGGFEYFKEPPAVTFKVHGKIITVHPREIAVNALKDEAEADRILEWLKSEINQTWENRADITPCYAGKTKPKLLEILRLLPKTNCKKCGQLTCMVFAAQAMEGGRGAEHCPELSEENREKLAAYLAGFDYE
- a CDS encoding MFS transporter, producing the protein MKKNNIVLLLGVLGFVVMADNWVVSPILPAISENIGIPVERAGLLIAAYMIPFGIFQIAFGPLADRYGKKQIITFSIVLFTIATGLCAAGSGLTDLAAYRALTGIFAASVMPISLALIGDIFPVQERQGAIGTFMGISFLGQGLSMITGGAIAYFLNWRGVFGLYALLSLIPMILIILNYKSLPDTKHSDSKIFAPYLKLASNAKSLFTYILVLLEGIFIIGSFSYLGAFIAEIYHFNYLLIGVIMTAFGLMTVVGGRLSGKLSQETSPRKILTAGLILAVLADLLIYYFGRNIWGLASSVALMGLGFIFTHSTLLTRATEFAMKARGAAMSLVAFCFMGGGGVGTAIGGKIAAAYGLSTVFLVYGVALGVTLALSFILITGQVVSAQSPVLAGNPRSPRSGE